A stretch of the Capsicum annuum cultivar UCD-10X-F1 chromosome 8, UCD10Xv1.1, whole genome shotgun sequence genome encodes the following:
- the LOC107840525 gene encoding snakin-2, translating to MAISKALLASLFLSLLLLEQVQSIQTDHVASNAISEAAYSYKKIDCGGKCSARCRLSSRPRLCKRACGTCCARCNCVPPGTSGNTQTCPCYANMTTHGNRRKCP from the exons ATGGCCATCTCTAAAGCTCTCCTTGCTTCATTATTTCTCTCCTTGCTCCTTCTCGAACAAGTTCAATCTATTCAAACTGATCATGTT GCCAGCAATGCTATTTCTGAAGCTGCTTATTCCTACAAGAAAATCG ATTGTGGGGGAAAGTGTTCAGCGAGGTGCCGATTATCGTCAAGGCCAAGATTGTGTAAGAGGGCATGTGGAACTTGCTGTGCTAGATGCAACTGTGTTCCTCCTGGCACTTCTGGCAACACTCAGACTTGCCCTTGCTATGCCAATATGACTACTCACGGCAACAGACGCAAATGCCCTTAA
- the LOC107840526 gene encoding ER lumen protein-retaining receptor erd-2.2, whose amino-acid sequence MRTTRRPIQVVSTWVRRQPPKVKAFLAVITGMAALVLLRAIVHDHDNLFVAAEAVHSIGISVLIYKLMKEKTCAGLSLKSQELTAMFLAVRLYCSFVMEYDIHTLLDLATLATTLWVIYMIRFKLRSSYMEDKDNFLIYYVVIPCAALALLIHPSTSHVFVNRVFWAFCVYLEAVSVLPQLRVMQNTKIVEPFTAHYVFSLGVARFLSCAHWVLQVLDSRGHLLVALGHGLWPSMVLISEIVQTFILADFCYYYVKSVFGGQLVMRLPSGVV is encoded by the exons ATGAGGACGACACGTAGGCCGATCCAAGTCGTATCGACATGGGTCCGCCGGCAACCGCCGAAGGTCAAGGCTTTTCTTGCCGTCATTACCGGTATGGCGGCGTTGGTGTTGCTACGCGCCATCGTACACGATCACGACAATCTCTTCGTCGCAGCTGAAGCTGTTCATTCTATTGGAATCTCCGTTCTTATCTATAAGCTTATGAAGGAAAAAACTTGTGCCG GGCTTTCACTCAAATCCCAGGAGCTCACTGCTATGTTTTTGGCTGTTAGACTGTATTGCAGTTTTGTCATGGAATATGATATACACACCTTACTTGATTTAGCTACATTAGCTACAACCTTATGGGTTATTTATATGATCCGCTTTAAGCTTAGATCAAGTTACATGGAGGACAAAGACAATTTTTTAATCTATTACGTG GTGATCCCTTGTGCTGCCTTAGCTTTATTAATTCATCCATCTACATCACATGTCTTCGTCAATAGAGTGTTCTGGGCTTTCTGTGTTTACTTGGAGGCAGTTTCTGTGCTACCTCAACTTCGTGTCATGCAAAACACTAAG ATAGTTGAGCCATTCACAGCTCATTATGTATTTTCATTGGGTGTTGCTAGGTTCTTAAGCTGCGCTCATTGGGTTCTCCAG GTTTTGGATAGTCGCGGCCATTTGCTGGTAGCATTGGGTCATGGTCTATGGCCTTCTATGGTTCTGATATCTGAAATAGTTCAAACCTTTATCTTAGCAGACTTCTGTTACTACTATGTTAAAAG TGTTTTCGGTGGACAGCTGGTAATGCGCCTTCCTTCTGGGGTCGTGTAA